The nucleotide window gatgacgacactgtcgtggtggacCTGAtctgtggcttcaggttgtagcaggtttgggtcggtgtgtagttTGTGAAcctctggtgaagcatgcagagaaaggaggcccgCAGGGAGGAAAGAATCTTACGCCGCTGTAGGGGTTTCCTTCACGCTCTCTGTTTATTATGTTTAAAGCACCTCAGTCCTGCCACGCCCGGGTAAATGTGGGTAACCACTGGTACACGAGACGGGAACATTACACGTACAAAAACGTTCCTGCTTtcatgtaatacaaaatgaaataataaagggaccataggagcttggaccagtctgctcggttcctctcCTTGGTGGAGactcgatctgcatcaggaccggggcagacgactaactccgcccacagcatagtggcgtgttcatttaaaggagaactaccagtatatacgacCGCTACAAGttgagcgtggactgaacgcTGCTCAATGTAGCAAACCAAAGCCTCCACACAGCTGTACGAGACCTGAACTCTTGTAGCataatgtgacaatgtagaacatttatgggatgtatcgtgatgcatcgatatcagTGCATTGATAACCGTAATCGAATCAAATCGTgcggccagtgaaggttcacacctctagtgagcactagggcgtgtctgtgtgtaagagGCGTCCTTAAATACATCTTGTAGACGTCACATGGTGGTGTGGGCGGAGTCACCAATAACCAAGTCCGTCCCCTCAATCGTACTACCCAAGGACAAGAAACGTAACAACACACAAGagaaagtgttttattgttttgcctttgtgatacaaagcagcacagcacatggtgacacaaagaaatgtgtcctctgaattcagcccatcacccttaatgatcagtggcagccatgaaaaataaaacatttataacacaaaactgtggaaaactggactggactggatcCTTCTGGGAACATCTGCTGCTTTGGAAATGACGCCTCTCAGGGTCAAACAGTGAGAATTTACAATACGATATTCTACCATATTCAAGCCTAGTTATTTagataaaaacatgattttaaaaTCTAAACCCAGCCACTAGATATGAACATGACAGAATGTTtcttctgagcaagacacttaaccctgagtgtctccagggggggactgtccctgtcactactgattgtaagtcgctctggataaggacgtctggtaaatgctgtaaatgtaaatgtgtgtgtgtgtgaggatcaGCTCCTATTCATCCCTAATaccatcatcattatcatcatcatcatcatcatcataaaaaaCACCCAAATATGAGTTTTATAGACTGACAAttaattgtggaaaaaaatgagagaaacaaCCATCAGATTCTGGGACTCgtttctgtgatgtttaaaaTCCAGAAACTGATGCAGCATCATCTTCAGCTCTGCTGTTCTACTGATacatgaaccttcactggtaagATCCTCAGAGGAGAGAGTTTACAGCCAGTATTAAAGTAAGGAAAGACTctctcagtgaaagtgtgtgtgtgagtgtgtagatgtgtgttattaacagcaTCAGAGAATGACAACTTTCCTCCGTCCCAGTCCAGCGtcactctgatcttctgcagcttcctgttaaAACTGAGGAGAGTCGCAGGATTCGGTGTAGAACCTGCTCTATATTTACCATCATAATAATCCATATACCAGATTCCACTCCTGCTGTAAACTGATCCCTTCCTCTCTGCAGATTCTATCATGACACCCAGTAACCAGCCTGTATTTCCCCCGACATCAACATCCCAGCAGTGAGTCCCTGAGTTGAAGCCCTCAGATCCCAGAACAGCTGCATACAGACCAAATCTCTCTGGATTATCAGGAAGCTTCTGTCTCTCATCACTGTATCTCACActggtcagatcttcagacaggacGAGTCGTGGATGAGCAGTGATGGGATTCAGAGTCACAGgagctgaagagagaaaaacacacacatgaggtttgGTAGAGAAGTTATATTCAGAAGTTAGGATTGATATGactgaataaacacaaatattgttatttattaatacatgtttCTGTTTATAATAACTCACTATAGTAAACAATCTCCAGCATCTTTCTCAGACTGTaaactttgctgcagtttctatGATATCATCACAAATTCtttattctaattattattacatgtacgtgtgtgtgagagactcacTGTGAATgatctcctgcatcttctcccagactgtgAACTTCAGGTTCCTCAGGTGTTTCTTCACATGGATCAGGGCTCCTGAAAGCCTCTCTGGAtgctccagtctgcactgggttctggaataacattcaggagtcagagctgctgtgggtttgggtTCAGAACCACAGAGATGATAGAGAAGCCTGTCACTTACCTTGTAATGGTGGTTCTGTAGTTCTGAGAAACAGGAATatgccagttattattaataaaatctataaaaatcctgGTAGAGCAAGAACAGTCTTGGTACCTGCAGGAATGAGACGTCTTCAGCTCCCATCTCCTTTTCTATGGCTCTgattgtgtctgaaagagatgatatctctctactcatcttctccatcttctccttcatcatctgactcttctgctcctcttcccccctcagtgctgctatcctggctgcttcttcatctcgtagaaactggtgaagcttctgaaactcctccttaatcctcctctctgtgtgttgggtctggatctgtgtgtgattaacgttgatattgttaatattctgttTACAGTCTTTGTTCTTATTGCTAAATTGTAGCTGTACagtattatttatattcagtgtttgtaatgttgtgttttattattttacttgaatcttCTCTGCTGTTTGATTCCAAGTAAGTTTAACGTCTTTAAAGATCTTCAGCGTCTTCTGTAGGGGCTTCAGtttcatcttcagattctcctgaaaaaatcagaaaaaaagattcatcATGTAACAGACCTGAAACCTTCAGCTCAGTATTgggtttgttttaaaagtgtgttgctagtaaatattattatattttaaaaataatataaaaaattgatCATATATTTAAACAGGTTGGTGAAGACAAAAGTTTGACTGATTATACCGACcataattgtataatttttgATGATACCTTAAATTCCACTGCTGCTTCATCTACAGGCTGGaatctgtggtttctgtgtttggcTGAATCCcgacaaacaaaacacacaagctgctgaTCCTCCAGACAGAAGAGTTTGAGTTTCTCACCGTGTTGACTGCAGAGAAGCTCAGATCCTGCTGAAGATCTCTGGATCTTTTCTACTGAGAAGGACTCACACAGGTTCTTTAAAGCAAGATTAGGAGGAGGTTCTTTTGAGCTCCTTCTCCTACAGACTGGACATTCTCCAGATTCTTTACTCTCCCAGAACTTCTGCAGACAAACTTTACAGACGCTGTGACTACAGGACAGGAGGAGAGGATCCTTGAAGATTTCAtagcacacaggacaggagagatcCTCTTCTGAGAAAGATTTTgaagccattttcttttccaaagaCCAGACCTGCTGGtttaacttttactttcactgttGAGAAGAATCTTGACTGTAACTCGTTTTATTCCATCTATAATCCTCACGATCAaaatctgcagcactgcagcttACTTCCAGTTTACAGAATATTAGTTtgtactgtaacataacatgGAGTTAAcaaatgttgaataaaatacCTGAACAGCAATAAACTGTTCTTTCCCTTGTCCCTTTGCTGTTCATCTTCTTCCGTATATCAGACTCCGACGTGACAGGACTTGACAGGAATTCAGTTCGATGTGTCACAGTCCCATTCGCACCGGGTGGAACCGACATAAACAGTTTACATATttggcttttatcagacgcccttatacagaggaACTTACAATCAAATGAAGCTGAACTATTTTAATATGTTTGGTTTGAAATAATGTGAAGGAATTAGAAcagcctaaatcaaatgaatcatgtggaACCAATGTCCATTATTCAGTGACATGTCACCTATTATTAAACTTTTGCTTCTATATCAGTCTCAGTGTCCccaaatactgtatgtgaagtctgTTTCcgaaattacagccactttaacCAGTCTCACAATGAGACTTCCCAGGACGcaacatttctgtgtctgtagctttaaatgcaaatgaggaggagagagtttGTAAACTTcatgttatgttacagtacaAACTAATATTCTGTAAACTGGAAGTAaactgcagtgctgcagattttccttccaagatggcgccggtgaggtcggctgccgtcgcgacttctccgaccaagtttagtttgtttttgttttttaaaccctctttcAACAACCAtacaccggcaaatctaccaccatgcaacgcattaaatacagtagagacactcttgtgtctattagtatacaatgcacttacaatacgaagactccgggggaaacgagccggcgtcaggaacaggctgagggcccgtgcacacagcacacctctgcctagcatcctgctcgccaacgtccagtcactggagaacaagctcgatgacctcagggccagggtgaagttccagagagacatccgggactgcaacctcctctgcttcaccgagacatggctgaacccagcggtgccggaccacgccatccagccggccgagttcttctcggtccaccgcatggacaggacacgcgactcggggaagacacggggaggcggagtgtgtttgatggtaaatagcaACTGGTGCAATTCCATTGCCCCCCTCACACATTCATGCtcgccgaatctggaactattgtccatcaagtgtcgtcccttttaccttcctcgggagtttacatcggtcatcatcagcgccgcttacattccgccgaaagcggacacggacactgccttatgcgaactgcaggaggcgctcacacagcaccgggacgctgcgcttattgtggcaggagattttaataatgccagcctcaaacgcgcagcgccgaatttccatcagcacatcacctgccccaccaggggcgacaggacactggaccattgctacacaACAATAAAGGATGgctacagggcacaatctcgtccaccatttggaaaatccgaccacgccgccatcttccttatgcctaaatacaaacaaaggcttaaacaggaagttccggttcagagggaggtggcacgctggacggaccaatcggtggccgctcttcaggacgcactggaggacgcagactgggacatgttccagagtagttccggaaacatcagtgagtttgcggaagcggttgtgagtttcattgggaaactaacgggcgacaccgttcagaaaacgatcgtcagaacgtttcccaaccagaaaccgtgggtggataaaaccatccgcgacgctctgaaatctcgcaccgcgacctataacgcggggcttgcttccggggacatggaaccatacaaggctgcgtcgtacagcgtcaggaaagcggtgaaggaggcgaagcagcgctacgggaagaaactggagtcacaactcgaacagagtgactctaggagcctgtggcggggactacggacaataacggactataaagcaccaacatccggtacgacgaacgcggacgtgtctctggcagacgagctaaatacgttctatgctcgcttcgaggctgcagctaaaggcgctagcgatgctacggctagcggctccaacagctgcagacgggaggacactgcatgatgtgaggagagccttcaagagagtgaacaccaggaaggcagcaggaccagacggcatctcggggagaatcctcagagcctgcgcggaccagctagcacctgtgtttacagagatattcaacctctctctatctcagtcggtgatcctcacatgcttcaaggagtccatcattgttccggtccccaagaaaacccatcctgcctccctcaacgactaccgtcCTCTAgtcctcacctcagtagtgatgaagatctttgaacggctggtcagagacttcataatttcttcactaccgaacacactcgacccactacagtttgcctaCCGTCCTAGCCGCTGTACAGAAGATGCCATctcccatctcctccacacagtactcacccacctggacacttggaagggaaattatgtcatggtcctgtcacatcaacaccgtggtgaaaaaggcccggcagcgtctctaccacctcagatgcctgagagactttaaactgccctccaaggtgctcaggaacttctactcctgcaccatagagagcatcttGATTGGAAACATCTCaccctggttcaggaacagcaccatgcaggacaggcgatcCCTACAGAGGGAGGTTCCATCAGGTTCCATCcgcagcatttcactgcatattgtACCGTGTAtcactatgtatgtgacaaataaaatttgatatTTCTTCCTCCACAACACTACGTCTAAGTAATTTATGGACATAGCCAGTGCTTATATATGAATTGATTAGATCCAGTAAAGGCTCCCATTTTGTACCAATAATATCCATGAATATCTGGTTCTTCTGCATAGTGAGTTTTCtacaggttttattttatttgtattgtggTTTGCTGGGGAGCAGTTTTATAGACTGGGGGTTATTTCTAGAGCCTTCATTGCATTACATATACCTTTAGTGAACTCTTCTGAATATTATTCATGTAATttccaaaataattaaatgacatTATATTTGGAGCCTGATTTTGACTTATATGATGTTTGATCCTCTCACATATGTAAAGTTGACAGAGGGCAGGTGATGTGAAATAACCGGTGAGccaaggaagcggcctcgtaatcagaaggttgccggttcgaatcccgatccgcctgaggtgccactgagcaaagcaccgtccccacacactgctccccgggcgcctgtcatggtgcccactgctcaccaagggcgatggttaaatttagaggacacatgtcactgtgtgcaccgtgtgctgtgctgatgtgtatcatgacattcactttactttttatgagcctttaacacagtttaagtttaatttttgtttgttacgtaagagaccttttcacctgtatgtgtgtgagcatttcatatatatgtgtgtgtgtgcttttcacctgtatgtatgtgagcatttcatatgtgtgagttttcagtaggataaatgcatgcttgtcagtttcatatgtgaatgtgtgtgtgtttcacgtgtgtttgtgtaacaaaattctgaaatatttcctaaacggcccctcataaaGGTctgcactctcacacacacataaaccaccATTTATTCACAACTAGTagtgtcacttttcccatttttatttcccATATTTTACCTGTCTTATTCCCACAAGCTCACAAGGGTTTTTTTCCGATCTTCTCAGAATTCTTCTCGGAATTCACAGCCTGACAAAAACAACTGCTCTTGCTAAGAAAGCTCACAGATACCACACCCCATACCCAAACTGCCACACATGATTAATAAAGAGCGTGTTATGACACCATAACAATATAACTGTGAATGTGACCacagctggggcagtggtggcctagtggccatTCCGGTTCAAATCTGTGCTGTGTTCCAcgttgacaatcacttcaatttccaTTGAAAATCAAGTATTTCTCACAGAAAAGTATTGCATGAACACATGTTTATTCCCTTTAtgtggaacaaaacaaaaacaggagcaaaaaaaagtgacataatGTCtcaaatatttccaaaaatggGCTGGACAAAAATACTGGCACCATTTCAAAATTGTGGATAAAAAAGATTATTTCAAGCACGTGATGCTCTCCTGGGGCAAGGAACAGGTGTGGACGTGTCAACAGAAGCGACAGGTTGCAACACAGGATTGTCCGAAATGTGGATAAGAAGCACCAAACAAGTTTTAAATAAACTCAAGCTGTCCTGCAGCATCAGTCAGTGCAAACTATCCCTCAACGTTTAAATGCACACGACCTGCCAGGAAGACCATCAGAGTCTGGCCCAGTGGAGCCGTCTCAGCACTCCAggactgttttgagtgcacGGACTGGAATATTTTTAGAGAGGCGGCGACCTACAACGCCTCCGTTAATCTGGACGAGTTTGCAGAATCTGTGACTTGTTACATCTCCAAGTGCATAGAGGATGTTACAGTCATGAAGAACATCACCACCAGAGCCAACGAGAAGCCCTGGTTCACAGCACAGGTGCGTGctctgctgagagagagagatgctgcttTCCGGTCCGGAAGTAAAGCTGCCCTCAGAACAGCGAGGGCTAACCTCAGAATCACTTCAACGACACAAAAGACACTCGCAGtctgtggcagggcatccaggctgtCACTCAGTACAAGCCAGCACCAAGCAGCTGTACGGGGGATGCCACACTCCCCGAGGAGCTGAACAAGTTCTACGCACGGTTCGATACACTGAACAACACGCACACGACGAAAGCCATGCCTCCCATCACCGACCAGACCATCACCCTGCCTGCAGCCGATGTGAGGAGGACCCACGAAAAGCTGCAGgtccagacaacattcctggtcgtgtgcCGAGAGACTGCGCTGATCAGCTAGCCGAGGTGTTCACAGAAGTACTTCAGTAAACCAAAATCCTGTCTTGTGGACAGATGATAGAGCTTTTTGGTAAAGCACATCAGTCTACTGTTTACCGAAAATGGAATGAGGCCTTCAAAGAAAAGGACACAGTACCTACACTCAAACATGGTGGAGGTTCAATGATGTTTTGTGGTTGTCCTGCTGCATCTGGCACTGGGTGCCTTGACTGTGTACAAGGCATCATGAAATCTGACCATTACCAAAGGATTTGGGGTCATACTGTAGGgcccagtgtcagaaagctgggTTTGTGTTTGAGATCTtgggacaatgaccccaaataTACTTCAAAACGCACCCAGAAATGGATGACAACAAAGCGCTGGAGGGTTCTGAAGTGGCCATCAATgggtccagatctaaatcccaTTGAACACCtgtggagagattttaaaattgCTGTTGGGAAAAGGCGCCCTTCCAATATGTGAGACCTGGAGCAGTTTGCAAAGGAAGAGTGGTCCAAAATTCCGGGAGAGAGGTGTAAGAAGCTTATTGATGGTTATAGGAAGTTTTGTGAGACATTATGTCAAATTTGCAAATTTGTTTCctcctgtttttgtgttgttccaATACACATAAAGGGAATAAACATGTTAATATAATACTCTTCCGTGAGAAATACTGTTCTCTGCAATAACCATTCATGCTGAGGCAGGACTCCTTCCAGACACGCCCGCTTTCCACAAGACACAGGAAGCAAGTAGAACTATTCAGTCTGTGCGGCGCGGCGTGGGAAGCGGGTGCGCGTTTAATAATCAGTCGTGAGAATGCAGTACTAGAAAAAAGTCTGCAGTTTGCGATGAACCCAAGACAGAAGTTGCTGGCGAGGCTGAGTCGAGGTGGGCCTGAGCCCCGCCGCTCATAAAGTGGGGTGCTACTTTAGGGAAATTCGAGAATGTGGGAATtctaaaaaagatttttttttttttttttgctggtgtcCTGGAGGAGACAACTACCTTCATTAATATCCAGGAAAAAGCTGGGTGAAAAAGTGGAGAACCGGGACCACAAGTACTGGGTGGGCGTCCTGCCCCTCACACTAAACTGTAAATGGCTCTGGATTCTGTTAGCAGCCTTCATACAGCTTTCAATAAGTTCCGGTAAGTAAGGAATTAAGTGATAATTAGTGCAGGTTTCCTGGCGGTTAATAGGTGAAAGTaaatatagtgaagtgattgtgaaacactgcagcacagaacacagtgaaacgtgtcctctgtatttaacctgagtgagcagtgggcaccatgacaggcgcctggggagcagtgtgtggggacggtgctttgctcagtggcaccttggtggatcgggattcgattacggggccgcttccttaaccgctaggccaccactgtgggtTTCAGGAACGTGGTTCTGATGGAGGGAAGTAAAACACAGGAAAACGTTGCAGCGAGTCTGTATTGGACAGATTTAGACCCACTGTATAGCAATACAGGCgactaattaaaaatatatgttggATGAGAAGATGAGTGGGTTTTTGAGTCCCTGGCTGCACCTCCTCTTTAcgtttatgccatttatcaaaACTAATATCTGTAGTTACAGTCTTCTCCTCCACCGGCTTCCGTACTGGCAGCCATTGCACTTTAAACAGGCGTTACATAAATTCAGTTCCACCATGTTCCCCCTGACGCGCTGATTTCAGATCATGACGTCCACTACAGCGTGTATTGTGTTAAACGCACTAAATGTGATAACGGCGTGTTTATGAGCCGAACGCTGGAGTTTTTATTCGATGTCTCACCGCTGACCGACCTGCTATTTGTGGGAAACCATTGCGAGCTGTGACCACTTTTAATGAACCGGCTAGAACGAGACGAACAGCATGAAAACACGGGCGGTCACGCTACGTCACTTCCTGCCTCCACCGGAACTTCACGCCTTGGCGTGACGTCACGTGAAACGCAGCCCGTGAAGCCGAGTGGctctttagattttttttggtgcttgTATTAATTTATTACCAATAATAATGTACCATTATAAGTTAAATCAATTACtaacatacaaaatatataaagtggtttataaaataattcattttaaggtacaaaaacaaaaccatagCAATTTGCTTGATATacattacttattttatttatgagaaCATATTAAAACTGATTGtaatgtttaatttttctgCAGAACATCACAGTCTGGAGTTCCAGTCCACAGTACAGCAGGATCTGAACAGATTTAATCAGACGACTGTATTTGACGGTGAAACCGTATTTTATTGTGATGATAACGGGCTGAGAGACGAACCCAGACAGGACTGGGTCCATCAAACATTCAATACTGAAGATCTGAGGGAAAGACGGGACTTCTGTAGGCATCAGTACCAGGAACTATTAACACGAGTTGAGGAAATAACGAAAATAATCACTGATACAGCAGGTTGGTAAATTAAAGACTATTTTACCATAGattaatacacaatacacaatttttttttacaataagaTACtgaataatgcattataataaaacattgtgttcattatgttaaaaaatatatatttatggttcttttcattaacatttacggTGTAGAATTATAAATGTCCAGCATCATCTGGTGTTcactaaaataataattgttcaATTTTTAACCATAATTCAGAAagaaatatactgtaaattattGCAGGTTTTGTCCAGAGACACCGCGGCTGCACTGgcaacaggtcagaggtcacaagtTTTGACAAATGGGGTCTAAATGGTGACGACTTTCTGACCTTCAACACCACGACCCAAACATGGGAACCTGATTCTGAACTGGCTGCTCCAGTAGCTTCAAACTGGAACCAGCACAGTTACTGGAATTATGTAGATGGTGAATTCAGCCAGAACTGGTGCAGAAAAATCCTTCATGTGTTTGTAGAGAAGAAAGTAGCAGGGAGGAAACATCCAGAAACAGGTAAGAATCTATTACAATACAGAGCTGGTAtgctgccctcgctctgggttttctagtctccaccagctagacagcgagatgacgatgctccaataaacagacttgtatttgcttttctgtgctgatttattgaagaatggcctctgaccattgccttctctatgaccatcgtaacactgaaaaaatacaaatgtgacgatCAGCTAAATAACATAGCAAATTAGCTCGTTCCATGCGCACAGCaaactaacacaaaatacacatttctaacgctactaatatacaaataattatatcgtttacacacacaaaaaaagaaagtgcttaTCTCGTCATAACCAatacttacagacaaatcttgtccaaagcaacaacattcttGCTCAATACGGGAATACTTCGGCACTATGTTCCGCCATCTGGATTCTTATTCTCCCGttttcagagtaaccaaaaTAATATGACGAGACAGCCGCTAGAGGGCGCTATAGGCCAACTTACTGCCTGCACAAGGCAGAATAGCTGGTTTTTATCTTACAGAAAGCAGCTCAACAAATTACaacactattattattactatttaatgGTGTGTTAAAATTTGTGCTGCACTTTATTCTAACTGTCCTACCTAATTCTATCTAGTGCtctattgatttaaaaaaaacttaatttctTGTTACAGATGTATTAGACAAAGAGACCATCACCGTTTGGAACTGGACGAAAGTGGTCGTGATCGTGGTCGTGGGTCTGGTGCTTGTTCTTTGCCTGTTCTTTGCCTGTTACATCAGACGAAATGAAAGATGTCAAGAGCTGATCAGAGGTAAGACCGATTGAAATCAAATCCTGAATTGTCAAGgtaccacaaacacacacacacacacacacactgctaaccaagtacctttcatggctgcactgCTCACTTATCAGGATCATGTTCACTAGGCAGGGTCATAGGTCAGCAGCAGATTTGTAAGTTGAGTGGGTGAAGATTTGGCCATAGAGGTGATAAaattatacatgtgtgtgtgtagagctgCTCTTGTATTCATGGTTGTTCCAACTTTCCTTAAAGAGCAACATCACATCAGGTTTGATTGAAGAGAACAATCACCATCTTCTCCATGGCTGAGGTGGCTCCTCACCAGAAGACACTGACAAGCAGACAGTGAATGAAGTCTG belongs to Denticeps clupeoides chromosome 9, fDenClu1.1, whole genome shotgun sequence and includes:
- the LOC114797418 gene encoding zinc-binding protein A33-like — its product is MASKSFSEEDLSCPVCYEIFKDPLLLSCSHSVCKVCLQKFWESKESGECPVCRRRSSKEPPPNLALKNLCESFSVEKIQRSSAGSELLCSQHGEKLKLFCLEDQQLVCFVCRDSAKHRNHRFQPVDEAAVEFKENLKMKLKPLQKTLKIFKDVKLTWNQTAEKIQIQTQHTERRIKEEFQKLHQFLRDEEAARIAALRGEEEQKSQMMKEKMEKMSREISSLSDTIRAIEKEMGAEDVSFLQNYRTTITRTQCRLEHPERLSGALIHVKKHLRNLKFTVWEKMQEIIHTPVTLNPITAHPRLVLSEDLTSVRYSDERQKLPDNPERFGLYAAVLGSEGFNSGTHCWDVDVGGNTGWLLGVMIESAERKGSVYSRSGIWYMDYYDGKYRAGSTPNPATLLSFNRKLQKIRVTLDWDGGKLSFSDAVNNTHLHTHTHTFTERVFPYFNTGCKLSPLRILPVKVHVSVEQQS